The proteins below are encoded in one region of Methanofollis aquaemaris:
- a CDS encoding FkbM family methyltransferase produces the protein MDIVFLIKDLIKTRDPQAWINRRFKDEHRVPVDFRVFRTISTHEGTVYALSPEIQTVSDAAVRYRLSEIRKDDIVIDIGANVGGFCIPAARHSAHVYAVEPMTTEELRRNIALNGADVTVIEAALGDGTEQEIAWRDEVRQVPTMTLGQLKEVCGGCDILKCHCEGAEWSIRPEELEGIRRIELAYHPEKQTGADPEELLGSIRSRYVTEWEEVDGHALLHARWVD, from the coding sequence ATGGATATCGTCTTCCTGATCAAGGACCTGATCAAGACCAGAGACCCCCAGGCATGGATAAACCGGAGGTTCAAGGACGAGCACCGAGTTCCGGTGGACTTTCGGGTATTCAGGACGATCTCGACCCATGAAGGTACTGTGTATGCGCTCTCCCCTGAGATCCAGACGGTCAGCGATGCGGCGGTGCGGTACCGCCTCTCTGAGATCAGAAAGGACGATATCGTCATCGACATAGGGGCCAATGTTGGGGGGTTCTGTATCCCGGCCGCCCGGCACTCGGCGCATGTCTATGCGGTCGAACCGATGACCACCGAAGAACTGCGCCGGAACATCGCCCTCAACGGTGCCGATGTCACGGTGATCGAGGCGGCCCTCGGCGACGGGACCGAGCAGGAGATTGCCTGGCGGGACGAGGTCCGACAGGTTCCGACGATGACGCTTGGTCAACTCAAGGAGGTCTGCGGCGGGTGCGACATCCTGAAGTGCCACTGCGAAGGGGCGGAGTGGTCCATCAGGCCCGAAGAACTGGAGGGAATACGCCGGATCGAACTGGCCTACCACCCCGAGAAGCAGACCGGGGCGGACCCTGAGGAGCTGCTTGGCTCCATCAGGTCGAGGTACGTCACCGAGTGGGAGGAGGTCGACGGACATGCCCTCCTCCATGCCCGATGGGTGGATTAA
- a CDS encoding DNA topoisomerase IV subunit A, which yields METEQKAAERLYAIAERWYGQLNEGQIPSIALPTRTKQNIEYDDGSGVWKYGDRESVRSAQTARGAVHLLKMAYVVGFLKQQLAENRSSTLREMYYISEGWKQAKFAAQDESNKLVEDLEILTDIQREVYHLRPEENGASIFGPIRVREQTRRGMRELHCQDDVGETGYQIPNNVDALEFVDHDANFVIALETGGMYARLIENGFDEEYGAALVHLKGQPARSTRRLLKRLHEEFKLPVIVFTDGDPWSYRIYASVAYGSIKAAHMSELLATPQAQFLGVQPSDIRDYDLPADHLSDQDVNALKAELTDPRFATEYWREQIGLQLEMGLKAEQQAFASQGLDFVTREYLPARLSEMGVL from the coding sequence GTGGAGACAGAACAGAAGGCTGCAGAGCGGCTCTATGCGATCGCAGAGCGGTGGTATGGGCAACTCAACGAGGGGCAGATCCCCTCGATCGCCCTCCCGACCAGGACCAAGCAGAATATCGAGTACGATGATGGGAGCGGGGTCTGGAAGTACGGCGATCGGGAGAGTGTCAGGTCGGCCCAGACAGCGAGGGGGGCGGTCCACCTCCTGAAGATGGCATATGTCGTCGGGTTCCTGAAACAGCAGCTTGCAGAGAACCGTTCCTCGACCCTGAGGGAGATGTACTACATCTCTGAAGGCTGGAAGCAAGCGAAGTTCGCGGCGCAGGACGAGTCCAACAAACTCGTCGAGGATCTGGAGATCCTCACCGATATCCAGCGCGAGGTCTACCACCTCCGTCCCGAGGAGAATGGCGCCTCGATCTTCGGGCCGATTCGGGTGCGCGAGCAGACCCGCCGGGGGATGCGCGAGCTGCACTGCCAGGACGACGTCGGCGAGACCGGGTACCAGATCCCGAACAATGTCGACGCCCTGGAGTTCGTGGACCATGACGCAAACTTCGTCATCGCTCTGGAGACCGGCGGTATGTATGCGCGCCTCATCGAGAACGGGTTTGACGAAGAGTACGGCGCGGCCCTCGTCCACCTCAAGGGCCAGCCGGCGCGCTCCACCCGTCGGCTCCTCAAGCGCCTCCACGAGGAGTTCAAGCTCCCGGTGATCGTCTTCACCGACGGCGACCCCTGGTCGTACCGCATCTATGCCTCGGTGGCGTACGGCTCGATCAAGGCGGCGCATATGTCGGAATTGCTGGCGACGCCACAGGCGCAGTTTTTAGGGGTGCAGCCCTCGGATATCCGGGACTATGACCTGCCTGCGGATCATCTCTCCGACCAGGATGTAAATGCGTTGAAGGCGGAGCTGACCGATCCGCGGTTTGCGACGGAGTACTGGCGGGAGCAGATCGGGCTGCAGCTTGAGATGGGGTTGAAGGCGGAGCAGCAGGCGTTTGCGAGTCAGGGGTTGGATTTTGTGACGCGGGAGTATCTGCCGGCACGGTTGAGTGAGATGGGAGTGTTGTGA
- a CDS encoding class I SAM-dependent methyltransferase: MVQDAIKYLQNNNFSIQNCLDIGCNRGYYSAIFGDLGAQVDAVDPYLRSDLVIRHPNVTYHKADFLKWTVDKKYDVILFFEVYEHIPPESREIFIEKIKQSLNPGGIILFSGPNCISLFYSGGFIKSLIPRILGKIPEIDWHYKIPFFFYRKLFKNDESQIISWQTNGITLVFSNKIELMLGKSCTQRLLNLDRCVSRLTSGLGANYFCIVQMK; encoded by the coding sequence ATGGTTCAAGATGCAATTAAATATCTGCAGAATAATAATTTCTCAATACAAAACTGTCTGGATATTGGGTGTAATCGCGGATACTATTCTGCAATCTTTGGGGATCTTGGGGCACAGGTTGATGCTGTCGATCCGTACCTCCGTTCCGATCTGGTCATACGTCATCCTAATGTAACATATCACAAGGCTGATTTTTTAAAATGGACGGTGGACAAGAAGTACGATGTTATTCTTTTCTTTGAGGTATACGAACATATTCCGCCAGAATCTCGTGAGATCTTCATAGAAAAAATAAAACAGTCCCTGAATCCTGGAGGAATAATTCTATTCAGTGGTCCCAATTGCATCTCTTTATTTTACTCTGGAGGATTCATCAAGAGTTTAATCCCTCGAATCCTGGGAAAAATTCCAGAGATTGACTGGCATTACAAGATCCCATTTTTTTTCTATCGAAAATTGTTTAAGAATGATGAATCTCAGATAATTTCGTGGCAGACAAATGGAATTACGCTGGTTTTTTCCAATAAAATTGAATTAATGCTTGGTAAATCCTGTACTCAGCGATTATTAAATTTAGATCGATGTGTGTCTAGGCTGACATCTGGGTTGGGTGCAAATTATTTTTGTATAGTCCAGATGAAATGA
- a CDS encoding polysaccharide deacetylase family protein, whose amino-acid sequence MIGVYYPDLSPVEETFRLFKIPWEWYDPAHTYDVVIARRGEVETAGAYLVDLSEKDYFAEIARILSEGLPHCHEPMVEILIDELRQVLKEHTLLVEIPPVPWGYSYTVALTHDVDITSVRERRWVSVGYAVYQCLRKGMVRDAVRILGAKCGIGKDPWNCFEEWMRLEEDLGVRSTWFFLPEKGKAGEGAPAIRAGYYDLDAELIKRLTDGGWEVGVHGLDNWRDASAAREELQKVSDLTGATVGTRVHWLLFDEDSWKKLDEAGYVYDSTFGYNDDVGFKAGTMQPYRPQGCERLLEVPLIIQDGGLFGGKTWNSSDDGGRGACLCLSEEEGMRRCEEVLTYAKQYGGVVTLLWHHVSMAAPKRWGEFYRVLVGKAIVDGAWVAPEKEAVQWFNARSDAVIHTEHVPDGIRIRVPGIGLDSSLPPMRIRIHTNGADLGKINGDYIEGAQYSDLRCSSLDILVKVHEGTAD is encoded by the coding sequence ATGATAGGTGTTTATTATCCCGATCTCTCTCCAGTTGAAGAAACATTTCGACTCTTCAAGATCCCATGGGAGTGGTACGACCCCGCGCATACCTATGACGTGGTTATCGCCCGCAGAGGAGAGGTTGAGACAGCCGGTGCCTATCTTGTCGACCTCTCTGAGAAGGACTATTTTGCCGAGATTGCGCGGATCTTGAGCGAAGGTCTCCCTCACTGCCATGAGCCAATGGTCGAGATCCTCATCGACGAACTGCGCCAGGTCCTGAAGGAGCACACCCTCCTCGTGGAAATCCCCCCGGTGCCGTGGGGCTACTCGTACACTGTTGCCCTCACCCATGACGTGGACATCACCTCGGTGCGGGAACGGCGCTGGGTCTCGGTCGGGTATGCGGTGTACCAGTGCCTGCGGAAAGGCATGGTGAGGGACGCTGTGCGGATCCTCGGTGCGAAGTGCGGGATCGGAAAAGATCCATGGAATTGCTTTGAGGAGTGGATGCGGCTAGAGGAGGATCTCGGCGTGCGCTCGACATGGTTCTTCCTGCCTGAGAAGGGGAAGGCAGGGGAGGGTGCGCCCGCGATCCGGGCTGGGTACTATGACCTCGACGCTGAGTTGATCAAGAGGTTGACTGACGGCGGCTGGGAGGTCGGGGTGCACGGCCTCGACAACTGGCGGGACGCCAGTGCGGCGCGGGAAGAGTTGCAAAAGGTTTCAGACCTCACTGGTGCTACGGTGGGAACGCGCGTTCACTGGCTGCTCTTTGATGAAGATTCCTGGAAGAAACTCGATGAGGCGGGATATGTCTATGACTCGACGTTCGGGTACAACGACGACGTGGGCTTCAAGGCCGGGACGATGCAGCCTTACCGACCGCAGGGGTGCGAGCGCCTGCTGGAGGTGCCCTTGATCATTCAGGATGGCGGCCTCTTTGGGGGGAAGACCTGGAACTCGTCTGATGACGGAGGCCGTGGGGCATGCCTCTGTCTCTCTGAGGAGGAGGGGATGCGCCGGTGCGAGGAGGTGCTGACGTATGCGAAGCAGTATGGGGGTGTCGTCACCCTCCTCTGGCACCATGTGAGTATGGCGGCACCGAAGAGGTGGGGCGAGTTTTATCGTGTCCTGGTGGGGAAGGCGATCGTGGACGGGGCGTGGGTGGCACCAGAAAAGGAGGCGGTACAGTGGTTTAATGCTCGTTCAGATGCTGTTATCCACACCGAACACGTACCTGATGGTATCAGAATCCGCGTACCTGGTATCGGACTGGATTCATCTCTTCCTCCAATGAGGATACGGATCCACACCAATGGAGCGGATCTTGGTAAAATAAACGGTGATTATATTGAGGGAGCGCAATATAGTGATCTGCGGTGTTCATCTTTGGATATTCTGGTGAAAGTGCATGAAGGTACTGCTGACTGA
- a CDS encoding carboxylate--amine ligase produces MKVLLTDGNYKHTLAAVRSLGKWGVEVGVVSHIPCSVSFCSRYCTYRYHAPDPKKDASYAQRILDIVKQDHYDVLLPVSYAAVMHLSGIRDELEHFVHLPIADPVALDLAGHKDETIKIAEKVGVRVPKTYYPHNIQEVREIAEELRYPVVVKGAEEAGYVGYANTPEELISRFSSISEYLPIVQEYISGDGYGFFALYNHGEPRAIFMHRRIREYPVTGGPSTCAESVFDPELKRCGMAMLNELRWHGVAMVEFKKDAQSGEYVLMEINPKFWGSLDLSIASGVNFPHLACRIALEGDVEPVFEYKVGTRFRWLFPGELFHGMTNPRAIPQIVREFFDGSTNTDVELTDIVPNVVEIGMAGAEFILRVAQGRFWRAHGQVRR; encoded by the coding sequence ATGAAGGTACTGCTGACTGATGGGAATTACAAACATACCCTTGCTGCTGTCCGTTCTCTTGGTAAGTGGGGGGTGGAGGTTGGTGTCGTGTCGCATATCCCCTGCAGTGTCTCTTTCTGTTCTCGATACTGTACGTATCGGTATCATGCCCCGGATCCGAAAAAAGACGCATCATATGCCCAGAGGATCCTTGATATTGTTAAACAGGATCACTATGATGTTCTTCTCCCTGTCAGTTATGCCGCGGTCATGCACCTCTCCGGGATCAGGGATGAACTGGAGCACTTTGTACACCTCCCGATAGCCGATCCCGTCGCCCTTGACCTTGCCGGTCATAAGGATGAGACCATTAAAATTGCGGAAAAAGTCGGCGTTCGTGTTCCTAAGACCTATTATCCCCACAATATTCAGGAAGTCAGGGAAATTGCGGAAGAACTGCGATATCCTGTTGTTGTGAAAGGCGCCGAGGAGGCAGGATATGTCGGCTATGCAAACACGCCAGAGGAACTGATCTCCCGGTTTTCGTCGATATCAGAGTATCTACCGATCGTGCAGGAGTATATCTCTGGCGATGGCTACGGGTTCTTTGCCCTCTATAATCACGGAGAGCCGCGGGCAATCTTTATGCACCGGCGGATCCGTGAGTACCCGGTCACCGGCGGACCAAGCACCTGTGCGGAGAGCGTCTTCGATCCTGAACTGAAGCGGTGTGGTATGGCAATGCTGAATGAACTCCGGTGGCATGGCGTCGCCATGGTCGAGTTCAAAAAGGACGCACAGAGCGGGGAGTACGTGCTGATGGAGATCAATCCGAAGTTCTGGGGGTCGCTTGACCTTTCCATTGCCTCTGGTGTGAATTTTCCCCATCTTGCATGCAGGATAGCACTGGAAGGAGATGTAGAACCTGTTTTTGAGTATAAGGTCGGCACGAGGTTTCGGTGGCTCTTTCCTGGAGAACTATTCCATGGGATGACGAATCCCCGCGCGATACCACAGATTGTGCGGGAATTTTTCGACGGCAGCACGAATACAGATGTTGAACTGACCGACATCGTGCCAAACGTCGTGGAGATTGGGATGGCTGGTGCTGAGTTTATCCTTAGGGTGGCTCAGGGTCGTTTCTGGAGGGCTCATGGACAGGTTCGTCGCTGA
- a CDS encoding PHP domain-containing protein produces MDRFVADFHIHSRYSHDSFMRPEKILAVAREVGLDVVAITDHNSIQGGLEGRKYQERSGIQVIVGSEVKSDAGDIIGLSIEEEIRSRAWKDVIDEIKGQGGIVVLPHPYRSHHSIQDLAEAVDLVEVWNARSTPEQNAQALELASRLGKKGLMGSDAHLYREIGSVKVAYEDDSWVLNETLCARYASTRDICSSQVIGHMRKGEFLSLILEGGKWVARKVL; encoded by the coding sequence ATGGACAGGTTCGTCGCTGACTTTCATATCCACTCTAGATACTCTCATGACTCTTTCATGCGTCCGGAGAAAATCCTCGCCGTCGCAAGGGAAGTGGGGCTGGATGTGGTGGCGATCACCGATCATAATTCCATTCAGGGTGGACTGGAAGGTAGAAAATATCAGGAGAGGTCTGGGATCCAGGTTATTGTCGGCTCGGAAGTTAAGTCTGATGCTGGGGATATCATCGGGCTCAGTATAGAGGAGGAGATCAGATCTCGCGCGTGGAAGGACGTGATTGACGAGATCAAAGGACAGGGTGGGATTGTAGTCCTGCCCCATCCCTATCGAAGTCATCATTCGATTCAGGATCTTGCGGAGGCTGTTGATCTGGTTGAGGTATGGAATGCTCGAAGTACGCCAGAACAAAATGCTCAGGCTCTGGAACTGGCATCAAGACTCGGGAAAAAGGGCCTCATGGGAAGTGACGCTCACCTTTATCGTGAGATCGGAAGCGTGAAGGTAGCCTATGAGGATGATTCCTGGGTTCTAAATGAAACACTCTGTGCAAGATATGCCAGCACGCGGGATATCTGCTCCAGCCAGGTCATTGGACATATGCGGAAGGGAGAATTCCTTTCTTTGATTCTGGAGGGCGGGAAATGGGTGGCAAGAAAGGTTCTCTGA